One Coregonus clupeaformis isolate EN_2021a chromosome 33, ASM2061545v1, whole genome shotgun sequence DNA window includes the following coding sequences:
- the serac1 gene encoding protein SERAC1, translating to MSVAALRMIRCRRLSSTTGPGVKKVLPWRDIRKIAKVTGAVILGGCVFITYEVVSLNQAVSIDMQAIQQEKLKSYIYLSATPSKEQENIGTGLTYKARRELHKAARRFLEISSRILLRPLDEHLSRMDADPHEVALWVLLKRACSANRTTRLSAVQELAQNHHWQDYQYQTAAQAIDQRTALGLARTSQVDQRFFLSPPVLPGVEDGLSVEDGLRQLLASLPQSEVDQCVQYFTSLALRESTQSLAAQRGGLWCFGGNGLPYAQSLTSVPTEKVESFCLQALVQHSKVQSHCDHIVANGGLHLLQRVYQLRRDSPKIQRNIVRIIGNLALNDSVHPAIVQSGWVSVLAEMMQSPHIMQASHAARALANLDRETVKEKYQDGVYVLHPQCRTSQPIKADVLFVHGLLGAAFKTWRQQDCDPTEEKAAGASEDYTECWPKSWLAADCPNLRVLSVEYDTHLSDWRAKCPVENQRMSLAYRSRELLKKLKSAGVGDRPVVWVSHSMGGLLVKKMLLDASRDPDMRELMKNTKGVMFYSVPHHGTFMAEYSVNVRYLLFPSVEVRELCRDSPALRDLNDNFLNMAKDREFNVLSFAETMPTTIGPMIKILVVPMQSADLGIGDLVQVDVDHLNICKPEKKDSFLYKRSLKFIQDALKGYTSH from the exons ATGTCTGTGGCTGCACTCCGTATGATACGCTGCAGGAGGCTGAGCAGCACCACTGGCCCTGGTGTGAAGAAGGTGCTGCCGTGGAGGGACATCA GGAAAATTGCAAAGGTGACCGGAGCTGTCATATTGGG GGGTTGTGTGTTTATAACATACGAGGTGGTTTCCTTGAACCAGGCGGTGAGCATCGACATGCAGGCTATTCAGCAGGAAAAGCTAAAGTCCTACATCTACCTGTCAGCCACGCCCTCTAAAGAGCAGGAGAACATTGGCACAG GGCTCACATATAAGGCCAGGAGAGAACTTCATAAAGCAGCAAGGAGGTTTCTGGAAATTTCCTCAAGGATTCTTCTGAGGCCTCTGGATG AGCACCTGAGTCGTATGGATGCGGACCCTCATGAGGTGGCGCTGTGGGTCCTGTTGAAGAGGGCTTGTTCAGCCAATAGGACCACCAGACTGTCAGCTGTACAGGAGCTGGCCCAGAACCACCACTGGCAAG ACTACCAGTACCAGACAGCAGCCCAGGCCATAGACCAGAGGACGGCATTGGGTCTGGCCCGCACCTCTCAGGTGGACCAACGCTTCTTCCTGTCTCCGCCTGTTCTGCCTGGGGTGGAAGAT GGGTTGTCTGTAGAGGATGGTCTGAGGCAGCTGCTGGCGTCTCTCCCCCAGTCTGAGGTGGACCAGTGTGTCCAGTACTTCACCTCACTGGCCCTGAGGGAGAGTACCCAGTCCCTGGCCGCACAGAGG GGGGGTCTGTGGTGTTTTGGGGGGAATGGATTGCCCTATGCCCAAAGCCTCACTTCTGTCCCTACTGAGAAAGTTGAGTCCTTCTGTCTGCAGGCCCTAGTGCAGCACTCCAAG GTCCAGAGTCACTGCGACCACATCGTGGCCAACGGGGGCCTGCATCTCCTTCAGAGGGTCTACCAGCTCCGCAGAGACTCCCCGAAGATCCAGAGGAACATTGTACGCATCATCGGCAACCTGGCTCTCAACGATAGTGTGCACCCGGCCATAGTTCAATCAG GTTGGGTGTCAGTGCTAGCGGAGATGATGCAGTCTCCACACATCATGCAGGCGTCTCATGCTGCTCGGGCTCTGGCCAACCTGGACAGGGAGACGGTCAAGGAGAAGTACCAGGATGGAGTCTACGTGTTACATCCCCAGTGCCGAACCAG CCAGCCAATCAAAGCGGATGTTCTCTTTGTCCACGGGCTCCTGGGGGCGGCCTTTAAGACGTGGCGGCAGCAGGACTGTGACCCTACGGAGGAGAAGGCGGCGGGGGCCAGCGAGGACTACACAGAGTGCTGGCCCAAG TCGTGGTTGGCTGCGGACTGCCCCAACCTGAGGGTTCTATCTGTGGAGTATGACACTCACCTGAGTGACTGGAGAGCCAagtgtcctgttgaaaaccagag GATGTCTCTGGCCTATAGGAGTCGAGAGCTGCTGAAGAAGCTAAAGTCAGCAGGAGTAGGAGACAGGCCTGTGGTCTGGGTTTCACATAGCATGGGAG GTTTGCTGGTGAAGAAGATGCTGTTGGATGCATCGAGAGACCCAGACATGAGAGAACTGATGAAGAACACCAAGGGCGTCATGTTCTACAGTGTGCCCCACCACGGCACCTTTATGGCAGAGTACTCTGTCAACGTCAGatacctcctcttcccctccgTAGAGGTCCGGGAGCTCTGCAGAG ACTCTCCTGCGTTGCGTGACCTGAATGACAACTTCCTGAACATGGCCAAGGACAGGGAGTTCAATGTGCTGAGTTTTGCAGAGACTATGCCCACCACCATCGGCCCCATGATCAAGATACTGGTGGTGCCAATGCAGTCAGCAG ATCTGGGCATTGGGGACCTGGTCCAGGTGGATGTGGATCACCTCAACATCTGCAAGCCTGAGAAGAAAGACTCGTTCCTCTACAAGCGCAGCCTAAAGTTCATCCAGGATGCACTGAAGGGCTACACCAGCCACTGA
- the gtf2h5 gene encoding general transcription factor IIH subunit 5 has translation MVNVLKGVLVECDPAMKQFLLYLDETSALGKKFIIQDLDETHVFILAEVVHILQERVGELMDQNSFPITQK, from the exons ATGGTCAACGTACTAAAGGGTGTTCTTGTCGAATG TGACCCTGCCATGAAGCAGTTCCTACTGTACCTAGATGAGACGTCTGCCCTGGGAAAGAAGTTTATCATACAGGACCTTGACGAGACCCATGTTTTCATTCTGGCCGAGGTGGTCCACATACTCCAGGAGAGAGTTGGGGAGCTGATGGATCAGAACTCCTTCCCCATCACTCAGAAATAA
- the myct1a gene encoding myc target protein 1 homolog: MAENNTNLFLEILQSFDVVSLIIAFCVSIAVGILLGVLVYVVLTWMSRRRAGSGSITRRPPRPSRISPRARPGFNRNSSYDRRSNNSLVSAAFSFQRQASSPDQADPLGRKPSFRASTFHPLLQCSQIAREAEEGSQTTLPRTPTLTTSSVAAHQTAAQAAATPPRPELFWSSSSLRGFHATQTPPPAYESIIRAYQETCT, encoded by the exons ATGGCCGAAAACAACACCAATCTCTTTCTGGAAATACTTCAGTCATTTGATGTTG tCTCCCTGATCATAGCTTTCTGTGTGTCCATTGCGGTGGGCATCCTATTGGGGGTGCTGGTCTATGTGGTCCTGACCTGGATGTCCCGTCGCAGGGCCGGCTCGGGCAGCATCACCCGCCGGCCACCTCGCCCGTCCCGCATCTCCCCGCGCGCCCGGCCTGGCTTCAACCGCAACAGCAGCTACGACCGGCGGAGCAACAACAGCCTGGTTAGCGCTGCCTTCAGCTTCCAACGCCAGGCATCCTCCCCAGACCAGGCTGACCCTTTGGGTCGCAAACCCAGCTTCAGGGCCTCCACCTTTCACCCACTCCTTCAGTGCAGCCAGATTGCCCGGGAAGCTGAGGAGGGGAGCCAGACCACGTTGCCTCGCACTCCAACCCTGACCACATCATCTGTGGCAGCCCACCAAACCGCAGCCCAGGCTGCTGCCACCCCACCCAGGCCCGAGTTGTTCTGGAGCAGTAGTAGTCTGAGGGGGTTCCATGCCACACAGACCCCACCTCCTGCTTATGAGAGCATTATAAGGGCCTACCAGGAGACCTGCACCTGA